From a single Chitinophaga sp. Cy-1792 genomic region:
- a CDS encoding YceI family protein, producing the protein MKQTVPTLALLLTLAACGGGASSDQAKTEEKKEAAVAAGTTYTIDTAATDVTWRGTHKGGMAPRFGIIKVTGGDLTVDNGAVTAGTFDIDMNSLTVDPASVTEPGKKPEDLAGHLKSPDFFDTAKHPGAKFVITGVAPFDSTKQKSLLAGATNLISGNLTLKDSTLNITFPAQITVSATEVTANAKFVIDRSAWGISYKTEGSPENWMISKDVEIGFSVKAAKK; encoded by the coding sequence ATGAAGCAAACGGTACCTACTCTCGCGCTGCTGCTGACACTGGCAGCTTGTGGCGGTGGCGCTTCGTCTGATCAGGCGAAGACGGAAGAAAAAAAAGAAGCAGCTGTAGCAGCTGGAACTACCTACACTATTGACACTGCAGCAACTGATGTTACCTGGCGCGGTACCCACAAAGGTGGTATGGCTCCACGCTTTGGTATTATCAAAGTTACTGGCGGCGATCTGACTGTTGATAATGGTGCTGTAACTGCAGGTACCTTCGACATTGACATGAACAGCCTGACTGTTGATCCTGCTTCTGTTACCGAACCAGGTAAAAAGCCTGAAGATCTGGCTGGTCACCTGAAAAGCCCTGATTTCTTTGATACCGCTAAGCATCCAGGTGCTAAATTCGTTATCACCGGTGTTGCTCCTTTCGACAGCACTAAACAGAAAAGTCTGCTCGCAGGTGCTACTAACCTGATCAGCGGTAACCTTACCCTGAAAGACAGCACCCTGAACATCACTTTCCCTGCACAAATCACTGTTTCTGCAACTGAAGTTACTGCTAACGCTAAATTCGTTATCGACAGATCTGCATGGGGTATCAGCTACAAAACAGAAGGTAGCCCTGAAAACTGGATGATCAGCAAAGATGTAGAAATTGGTTTCAGCGTTAAAGCTGCTAAAAAATAA
- a CDS encoding thioesterase family protein: MQQLFQPGDTKTFERIVSAADTAAFDSGQVHPVYATFALARDAEWCCRLFVLDMKDEDEEGIGTALTVVHHAPALINSTVTFTATITGIQHHEISCSYEAYEGTRLIASGTQVQKILKKEKLERLFSRINQ; encoded by the coding sequence ATGCAACAGCTCTTCCAACCCGGCGATACCAAAACCTTTGAACGTATAGTCAGTGCAGCTGATACCGCCGCCTTCGACAGTGGCCAGGTACATCCCGTATATGCCACCTTCGCACTGGCACGTGATGCAGAATGGTGCTGCCGCCTCTTTGTACTGGACATGAAAGATGAAGATGAAGAAGGGATCGGCACCGCGCTTACTGTGGTTCATCATGCGCCGGCGTTAATCAATAGTACCGTTACATTTACCGCTACCATCACCGGCATTCAGCACCATGAAATCAGCTGTAGTTATGAAGCATATGAAGGTACCCGGCTGATTGCCAGCGGTACACAGGTACAGAAAATTCTGAAAAAGGAAAAGCTGGAAAGACTCTTCTCCCGCATCAATCAATAA
- a CDS encoding sensor histidine kinase, whose product MAKTIYSGNAGKVFTATFSIAFVVYTLLLWQWFDFPFWQSITDGSVHTCLLAAVCLLISSNLAYYRPGDGMIQFMYVTVVSMAMTFLWVAASQWILFKTFSGDAYYLIWLNKAIPVYCIVGWMIITGIGFRSIMMYDLEEQREQSKRKEDTEKIVREAELFKLRQQLQPHFLFNSLNSINALIMLRPHQAREMVLKLSDFLRGSLKREDDQWISLIDELQYLGLYLDIEKVRFGHRLTTNVIYDESAEKMYMPPMLLQPVVENAIKFGLYDTTGEIAINIKAWGVDSMLYLEVQNPFDTAMQPVHKGTGFGLASIRRRLYLLFARHDLLETSTVDNIYTTLIKVPQTHDKSSNN is encoded by the coding sequence TTGGCAAAGACGATCTATAGCGGCAACGCGGGTAAAGTATTTACGGCAACATTCAGTATCGCCTTCGTTGTTTATACTTTACTGTTATGGCAATGGTTTGATTTTCCATTCTGGCAGTCGATTACAGATGGCTCTGTACATACCTGCCTGTTAGCTGCGGTTTGTCTGCTGATCAGTTCCAATCTGGCATACTACCGGCCCGGCGACGGAATGATTCAATTCATGTATGTGACGGTAGTGAGTATGGCCATGACATTCTTATGGGTGGCGGCTTCACAGTGGATACTGTTTAAAACTTTTTCCGGCGATGCCTACTACCTGATATGGTTGAACAAGGCTATTCCCGTATACTGTATCGTGGGCTGGATGATCATTACAGGGATTGGCTTCCGCAGTATTATGATGTACGATTTGGAAGAACAGCGGGAGCAGTCGAAACGAAAAGAAGATACCGAAAAGATCGTGCGTGAGGCAGAGCTTTTCAAATTACGCCAACAGTTACAACCGCATTTTCTTTTCAACAGTCTCAATTCCATCAATGCGTTGATAATGCTAAGGCCGCACCAGGCAAGGGAAATGGTGCTCAAGCTCTCGGATTTCCTTCGTGGGTCGCTGAAGAGAGAAGATGACCAGTGGATATCGCTGATAGATGAATTACAGTACCTGGGACTTTACCTGGATATAGAAAAAGTAAGATTCGGACATCGTTTAACCACCAACGTTATATACGATGAATCAGCGGAGAAAATGTATATGCCGCCTATGTTGCTGCAACCGGTGGTAGAAAATGCCATCAAATTCGGGTTATACGACACTACTGGCGAGATCGCCATCAATATAAAAGCCTGGGGCGTGGACAGTATGCTCTATCTGGAAGTACAGAATCCTTTCGATACAGCCATGCAGCCCGTTCATAAAGGCACCGGCTTTGGCCTTGCATCCATTAGACGCAGGTTGTACCTCCTCTTTGCGAGGCACGACCTGCTGGAAACCTCCACAGTCGATAATATTTATACAACGTTGATTAAAGTACCACAAACACATGATAAAAGCAGTAATAATTGA
- a CDS encoding LytTR family DNA-binding domain-containing protein, whose product MIKAVIIDDEPLARAVVLEYLMDYPQVQVLQECNDGFEGLKAIQQHQPDIIFLDIQMPKITGFEMLELVENMPAVIFTTAFEEHAIRAFEVNAVDYLLKPFSKDRFDKALQKWLGKYTAPAPVAVPETNALLEAAGASPVQSNRVVIKINGKIKIIPVHDIHYLEAADDYVKIVTPEGNFLKNKTMAFFEQTLDPQQFTRVHRSYILNVNQVVRIDPYEKENHLAILKSGAKVLVSKTGYPRLKAALGL is encoded by the coding sequence ATGATAAAAGCAGTAATAATTGATGATGAACCGCTGGCGAGAGCTGTAGTACTGGAGTATCTGATGGACTATCCACAGGTGCAGGTATTACAGGAATGCAACGATGGATTTGAAGGACTCAAAGCCATCCAGCAACACCAGCCGGATATCATCTTCCTGGATATACAAATGCCTAAAATTACTGGCTTCGAGATGCTGGAACTGGTAGAAAACATGCCCGCAGTTATTTTTACGACTGCCTTTGAAGAACACGCCATCAGGGCTTTTGAGGTGAATGCGGTGGATTATCTGCTGAAACCTTTTTCAAAAGACCGCTTTGATAAAGCATTACAGAAATGGTTAGGCAAGTATACGGCGCCGGCACCCGTGGCAGTACCGGAAACCAATGCACTGCTGGAAGCTGCGGGCGCTTCACCGGTGCAAAGTAACCGGGTGGTCATCAAGATCAATGGAAAGATCAAGATCATCCCGGTACATGACATCCATTACCTGGAAGCAGCAGATGATTATGTGAAAATTGTGACGCCGGAAGGGAATTTCCTTAAAAACAAGACGATGGCTTTCTTTGAGCAAACACTGGACCCACAGCAGTTTACAAGGGTACATCGGTCCTATATACTCAATGTGAACCAGGTGGTAAGAATAGATCCGTATGAAAAGGAAAATCATCTGGCTATCCTGAAAAGCGGCGCTAAAGTATTGGTAAGTAAAACGGGGTATCCCCGACTGAAAGCGGCTTTAGGGTTATAG
- a CDS encoding DUF4288 domain-containing protein encodes MHWFVAKVVYQIISGNGNHTPQFDEQIRLISAVTKKDALEKAHQIGIQEQYAFKNLQEELVQWKFINVPEVYDINQLTDGMEVYSRIEEPGDPKSYLAWLQTKSAQLQDQPLVEIH; translated from the coding sequence ATGCATTGGTTTGTTGCAAAAGTCGTTTACCAGATTATAAGCGGTAATGGAAACCACACACCGCAATTTGATGAACAAATCCGCCTGATTAGCGCGGTGACTAAAAAAGACGCATTAGAAAAGGCCCATCAGATCGGCATCCAGGAACAATATGCATTTAAGAACCTGCAGGAAGAACTGGTACAGTGGAAATTTATCAATGTACCGGAGGTATATGATATCAATCAGCTGACAGATGGCATGGAAGTATATTCCAGAATAGAAGAACCGGGAGATCCCAAGTCATATTTAGCATGGTTGCAGACGAAGTCTGCACAACTGCAGGATCAACCTTTAGTAGAAATTCATTAA
- a CDS encoding metal-dependent transcriptional regulator — MNLSVAEENYIKAIFKLQEGDAAVTTNAIAYELDTKPASVTDMAKKLKEKKLIDYEKYQGITLTADGRKAALQIVRRHRLWECFLVDKLSFSWDEVHELAEELEHVRSEKLINRLSEFLGNPVIDPHGDPIPDANGKMIKSRPQTSLDQANAKRLVVTAVSDQSSALLAFLNAKGIKLGTQLEIIAHYEFDNSLEIKVKNQPAITISEQVAKNIMVRPL, encoded by the coding sequence ATGAATTTATCAGTTGCGGAAGAGAATTATATTAAAGCCATTTTTAAGTTACAGGAAGGCGACGCAGCGGTTACCACCAACGCCATTGCCTATGAACTGGACACCAAACCGGCCTCTGTAACCGACATGGCCAAAAAGCTCAAGGAGAAAAAACTGATAGACTACGAAAAATACCAGGGCATCACCCTGACCGCCGATGGCCGCAAAGCTGCGTTGCAGATCGTTCGCAGGCACCGCCTGTGGGAATGCTTCCTGGTAGACAAGCTCTCCTTTAGCTGGGATGAAGTACATGAACTGGCGGAAGAGCTGGAACATGTACGCAGCGAGAAACTCATCAACCGCCTCAGCGAATTCCTCGGCAACCCGGTCATCGATCCTCATGGCGACCCCATCCCGGACGCCAACGGTAAAATGATCAAATCCAGGCCGCAAACCTCGCTGGACCAGGCCAATGCCAAAAGGCTGGTAGTAACCGCCGTAAGCGATCAGTCCTCTGCCCTGCTGGCCTTTCTCAACGCTAAAGGCATCAAACTGGGCACCCAGCTGGAAATTATTGCACACTATGAGTTCGATAACTCACTCGAAATAAAAGTTAAAAATCAACCCGCTATCACCATCAGTGAACAGGTAGCGAAAAATATCATGGTCAGACCGCTATAA
- a CDS encoding Nramp family divalent metal transporter, with protein MGPSLSEVHESIDTGSKSKWKKIFAFFGPAYLVSVGYMDPGNWATDLAGGSKYGYTLLWVLLMSNLMALLLQSLSARLGIVRGRDLAQANRETYPPFINFVLYILAEIAIAATDLAEVLGMAIGIQLLTGLPLIWGVSLTVLDTFLLLVLQRFGMRKMEAFIVALVAIVGTSFLIELILAKPHMNEVVKGFIPSIPDNTALYIAIGIIGATVMPHNLYLHSALVQTRKIKRDDKGIRQAIKLNFIDSTIALNLAFLVNAAILILAAAVFYTAGHTQIAEIQDAHELLEKLLGTKLAPILFAVALIAAGQSSTVTGTLAGQIVMEGYLHLRINPWLRRLITRLLAIIPALLVILIAGDKEVGALLVFSQVLLSMQLGFAIIPLIHFVSDRQTMGDYVIGTPLKILSWIIAAILVYLNIRMVYEEARDYITGGHSPAVDALIIILGLAFLALLVYTVVYPLFTRYRKTPTSTNIHPAQVTLGELEHPTYYRIAIALEFGKQDEKVIRSAIANGNEHTEYVLIHIVESASAKYFGKDSDDLETRKDQEQLDTYLALLKSRNIKAKGVLGFRRRSNEIARIVREEKADFLVLGGHGHKGLKDIIYGETANQVRHKVNIPVLVVQ; from the coding sequence ATGGGACCGTCATTAAGTGAAGTACATGAAAGTATTGACACCGGCAGTAAGTCGAAATGGAAAAAGATCTTTGCATTCTTCGGACCAGCCTACCTCGTAAGCGTAGGCTATATGGACCCGGGCAACTGGGCCACCGACCTCGCCGGAGGTAGTAAATATGGTTATACGTTACTCTGGGTACTGCTCATGAGTAACCTCATGGCCCTGCTCCTGCAGAGCCTCAGCGCCCGCCTTGGCATCGTCCGCGGCCGCGACCTTGCCCAGGCAAACAGGGAAACCTATCCGCCCTTCATTAATTTTGTTCTTTATATCCTGGCTGAAATAGCCATCGCTGCCACAGACCTCGCCGAAGTGCTCGGTATGGCCATCGGGATACAACTCCTTACCGGCCTGCCACTCATATGGGGCGTTAGTCTGACCGTACTGGATACTTTCCTCCTACTCGTACTCCAGCGATTCGGCATGCGTAAAATGGAGGCATTCATCGTAGCCCTGGTAGCCATCGTAGGCACCTCCTTCCTCATAGAACTGATCCTGGCCAAACCACACATGAATGAAGTGGTCAAAGGCTTTATCCCTTCTATCCCCGACAATACTGCCCTCTATATCGCCATCGGTATCATCGGCGCCACCGTCATGCCACACAACCTCTACCTGCACTCCGCACTGGTACAGACACGCAAAATAAAACGGGACGACAAAGGTATCCGCCAGGCAATAAAACTTAACTTTATAGACAGTACGATCGCGCTCAACCTGGCATTTCTTGTCAATGCTGCCATCCTTATCCTGGCAGCAGCCGTATTCTACACGGCCGGACACACACAAATCGCGGAAATACAGGACGCACACGAACTGCTGGAAAAATTACTAGGCACCAAACTGGCCCCCATACTGTTTGCAGTAGCGCTGATCGCCGCCGGACAAAGTTCCACCGTTACCGGAACACTGGCCGGACAAATAGTAATGGAAGGCTACCTTCACCTGCGTATCAATCCATGGCTGCGCCGGCTCATCACCCGGTTGCTGGCCATCATCCCGGCATTACTGGTTATCCTCATTGCCGGCGACAAGGAAGTAGGTGCCCTGCTGGTATTCAGCCAGGTACTCCTGAGCATGCAACTCGGATTTGCCATCATACCACTGATACATTTCGTCAGCGACAGGCAAACCATGGGCGACTATGTTATCGGTACCCCGCTGAAAATTCTCAGCTGGATCATTGCAGCAATATTGGTTTATCTAAATATCCGTATGGTATACGAAGAAGCCAGAGACTATATTACAGGCGGCCACTCCCCTGCTGTTGATGCCCTCATCATCATACTGGGCCTGGCTTTTCTCGCCCTGCTGGTATACACTGTCGTTTACCCGCTGTTTACAAGGTATCGCAAAACCCCTACCAGCACCAATATCCACCCTGCACAGGTAACGCTCGGTGAACTGGAACACCCCACCTATTACCGTATCGCCATCGCACTGGAATTCGGTAAACAGGACGAAAAAGTTATTCGTAGCGCTATCGCTAACGGCAACGAACATACGGAGTATGTGCTGATCCATATCGTGGAAAGCGCCTCTGCCAAATATTTCGGGAAAGATAGCGATGACCTCGAAACCCGTAAAGACCAGGAACAGCTGGACACCTATCTTGCCCTGCTCAAAAGCAGGAATATCAAAGCCAAAGGGGTACTAGGTTTCAGACGCAGGTCCAATGAAATTGCCAGGATTGTGCGGGAAGAAAAAGCAGACTTCCTGGTACTGGGAGGCCACGGCCACAAAGGATTAAAAGATATTATTTACGGAGAAACAGCCAATCAGGTAAGGCATAAAGTAAACATTCCTGTACTGGTAGTACAATAA